In Nostoc sp. CENA543, a single genomic region encodes these proteins:
- the cpdA gene encoding 3',5'-cyclic-AMP phosphodiesterase — MNQASPISVAQVTDLHLLATENCPLQGIQTTESFQAVIQRLQELREELDLVLLTGDLSEDGTPQSYENLQYQLNTLKIPTYWLPGNHDCAIAMDKILNQGMVSRRKSFQRGGWNFILLDSSLPEHWYGYLSSTTIEWLNSELQILGNYPTLIALHHPPFPVNSAWLDASGLQNPEELFAVLDRYPQVKLVLFGHIHQEFQHQRHQVDYLGTPSTCFQFHSQSPTFAINQDLPGFRLLTLYPDGRWETRVERVSYPFPLASAANI, encoded by the coding sequence ATGAATCAGGCTTCTCCTATATCAGTTGCTCAAGTGACGGATCTACATCTGTTGGCAACGGAAAACTGCCCACTGCAAGGGATACAGACGACAGAGTCATTTCAAGCGGTGATTCAACGGTTGCAAGAGTTAAGAGAGGAACTAGATTTAGTCTTACTTACGGGAGATTTGTCGGAGGATGGCACGCCTCAATCTTATGAAAACCTGCAATATCAACTAAACACACTCAAAATACCTACTTATTGGCTACCAGGTAATCATGACTGCGCGATCGCAATGGATAAAATTTTGAATCAAGGAATGGTATCGCGACGCAAGTCTTTTCAAAGGGGGGGTTGGAATTTTATTTTGCTAGATTCTTCTTTACCTGAGCATTGGTACGGCTATCTGTCGTCTACAACTATAGAATGGCTCAACTCAGAACTACAAATTCTTGGTAACTACCCCACCTTAATAGCTTTACATCATCCGCCTTTTCCGGTTAACTCGGCTTGGTTAGATGCTAGTGGTTTGCAAAACCCTGAAGAGTTGTTTGCGGTTTTAGATCGTTATCCCCAAGTTAAATTAGTCTTATTTGGTCACATTCACCAGGAATTTCAGCACCAGCGTCATCAAGTTGACTATTTGGGTACTCCCTCAACCTGCTTTCAATTTCATTCCCAAAGTCCCACTTTTGCTATTAATCAAGATTTGCCTGGATTTCGTCTACTAACACTCTACCCTGATGGTAGGTGGGAAACTAGGGTAGAGAGAGTATCTTATCCGTTTCCACTCGCATCAGCAGCTAATATTTAA
- a CDS encoding type 1 glutamine amidotransferase, translating to MKIHYLQHVPFETPASIEQWALKHKHSLFATRFYAQDSLPTIEDFDWLVVMGGPMNIYEDEQYPWLTQEKRFIAQAIAANKMVIGICLGSQLIADVLGSKVYRGKYKEIGWFPIELTDAARKSTIFGDLPQKFTVFHWHGDTFDLPTGATRLAYSAACQNQAFIYDEKVLGLQFHLESTPESVSQIIENCGDELVDGKYIQQASEMLTPADNFTQINTVMFSILDKLASNS from the coding sequence ATGAAAATTCATTACTTGCAGCACGTCCCTTTTGAAACACCTGCCAGTATTGAACAGTGGGCATTAAAACACAAACATTCTCTTTTTGCCACTAGATTTTATGCTCAAGATTCCTTACCGACTATTGAGGATTTTGATTGGTTGGTGGTGATGGGTGGGCCAATGAATATTTATGAAGATGAACAATATCCTTGGTTGACACAGGAGAAGCGATTTATTGCACAAGCGATCGCAGCTAATAAGATGGTAATTGGGATTTGTTTAGGTTCACAGTTGATTGCAGATGTTTTAGGCTCTAAAGTTTATCGAGGAAAATATAAAGAAATTGGTTGGTTTCCAATTGAATTAACAGATGCGGCAAGAAAATCAACTATTTTTGGTGATTTACCACAGAAATTTACAGTTTTTCATTGGCATGGTGATACATTTGATTTACCAACTGGTGCAACTAGATTAGCCTACAGTGCAGCTTGTCAAAATCAGGCTTTTATTTATGATGAAAAAGTTTTAGGTTTACAGTTTCACTTAGAGTCAACACCAGAGAGTGTAAGTCAAATTATAGAAAATTGTGGTGATGAACTTGTTGATGGAAAATATATCCAACAAGCTTCAGAAATGCTAACTCCAGCAGATAATTTCACTCAAATTAATACTGTGATGTTTAGTATTTTAGATAAACTAGCGAGTAATTCATGA
- a CDS encoding alpha/beta hydrolase produces MNSLLKKWTSKVSQHSLLLALSTLLPTLGVSHHAMAAERVFTSYSGLELSISVASLETYAKTGAVNEELAIYQQYLSAKQFQELRQILSNPIKVSPAMLSQFLHTSQGEFLLRRLGEVIQNRTTQVKPDLKTLRSALVSAASEPEGLTLLNILRKYPTNGVYINLPQSLAIANELEQIVNKTQQAIALVTNKSNQEAANIYNSKGLTHLADLSNPGKITSQKYQLRLFDSTRNRLLLTDVYLPQTKQNAPVIVISHGLGSNSSNFEYLATHLASYGLAVVVPNHPTENTKQQQDIISAAEFQNRPLDIKYVLNQLEVKNQSDVEFKGKLNLQQVGVFGQSLGGYTALALAGAKINFEQLQRDCQPVTLNKTWNLSLLVQCRALEMKNKSLPDSLQDKRVKAAIAVNPITSSIFGKAGMNQVKVPVMLISSSEDTIAPALYEQILPFSWLANSQKYLAVLVGGTHFTTIGNSNPNSQQIPLPPELVGDAAQARRYINTLSLPFFQNYVANNVQYTPYLSAAYAKTISRNSLGLRIVQSLSFTELAQSLGSESKNIPPR; encoded by the coding sequence ATGAATAGTCTATTAAAAAAGTGGACTAGCAAAGTAAGTCAACATTCACTATTGCTAGCTCTATCAACATTACTCCCTACCTTGGGAGTTAGTCATCATGCAATGGCAGCAGAAAGGGTATTTACATCTTATTCTGGTTTAGAATTATCTATTTCTGTGGCTAGTTTAGAAACCTATGCCAAAACAGGTGCAGTAAATGAAGAATTAGCCATTTATCAACAATATTTGTCGGCGAAGCAATTTCAAGAATTACGACAAATTTTATCTAATCCTATCAAAGTTAGTCCTGCGATGTTGTCGCAATTTCTGCACACATCCCAAGGAGAATTTTTACTGCGACGCTTGGGGGAAGTCATTCAAAACAGAACTACGCAAGTTAAACCCGACTTAAAAACTTTGCGTTCAGCGTTAGTGTCAGCAGCTAGTGAACCGGAAGGGTTAACTTTATTAAATATATTACGTAAATATCCTACTAACGGCGTTTACATTAATTTACCCCAAAGTCTAGCGATCGCCAACGAACTAGAACAAATCGTCAATAAAACCCAACAGGCGATCGCACTCGTTACTAATAAATCGAATCAGGAAGCTGCTAACATTTACAATAGCAAGGGTTTAACTCACCTAGCAGATTTAAGCAATCCTGGGAAAATCACATCACAGAAATATCAACTGCGGTTATTCGACTCTACACGGAATCGCTTATTGTTAACTGATGTTTACCTTCCCCAAACTAAACAGAATGCACCTGTAATTGTGATTTCACATGGGTTAGGTTCTAACAGTAGTAACTTTGAATATTTGGCGACTCACTTAGCATCTTACGGTTTGGCGGTAGTTGTTCCCAACCATCCCACAGAAAATACAAAACAGCAGCAAGATATCATCTCCGCCGCAGAATTTCAAAATCGGCCTTTAGATATCAAGTATGTTTTAAATCAACTGGAAGTCAAAAACCAGTCTGATGTTGAGTTTAAAGGTAAATTAAATCTGCAACAAGTTGGTGTATTTGGACAGTCTTTAGGTGGTTACACAGCTTTAGCCTTAGCTGGTGCAAAAATTAACTTTGAGCAATTACAACGAGATTGTCAACCAGTAACACTCAATAAAACGTGGAATTTGTCTTTATTGGTGCAGTGTCGCGCCTTAGAGATGAAAAACAAATCCCTACCAGATAGTTTACAAGATAAACGAGTTAAAGCTGCGATCGCTGTTAATCCCATCACTAGTTCAATTTTTGGCAAAGCTGGAATGAATCAGGTGAAAGTTCCAGTAATGTTGATTAGCAGTAGTGAAGATACCATCGCACCTGCTTTGTATGAACAAATCTTACCTTTTTCTTGGCTAGCTAATTCCCAGAAATATCTCGCCGTACTTGTCGGTGGAACTCACTTCACCACCATCGGGAATAGTAACCCCAACAGTCAGCAAATCCCTTTACCACCAGAGTTAGTAGGAGATGCAGCACAAGCACGCCGCTACATTAATACTTTGAGTTTACCTTTCTTTCAAAACTATGTAGCCAATAATGTCCAATATACCCCATACTTAAGTGCAGCTTATGCTAAAACTATTTCTCGAAATTCTCTTGGTTTAAGAATAGTTCAGTCTCTGAGTTTTACTGAATTAGCACAAAGTTTAGGGAGTGAATCTAAGAATATTCCTCCCCGATAA
- the polA gene encoding DNA polymerase I — translation MSQTPITQTTTRPTFILVDGHSLAFRSYYAFAKGRDGGLRTKTGIPTSVCFGFLKSLLEVMDTQQPQAMAIAFDLGLPTFRHEADDTYKADRPGTPEDFVPDLKNLHELLQGFNIPIYTAPGYEADDVLGTLAQTATAAGYKVKILTGDRDLFQLIDPAKEITVLNFSPDALKRVTNNNGITEVSTEQVKEKLGILPTQVVDFKALCGDKSDNIPGVRGIGEKTAVQLLNAYESLDNIYASINEIKGATQKKLIEGKADAYKSQYLAKIVTDVPLEVNLTDSQLQGFDDSIIIPILEKLEFNLYLKKINALQQKFGGQVAEAAEVSTTDTEETFADDADFYTLAETQAAQQEKIDSPIQPRIIHTESQLIELVALLQTFTNPQTPVAWDTETSDLEPRDAELVGIGCCWGNAPDELAYIPINHKIGENLNKDIVLKSLKPILESEQYPKTFQNGKFDRLVFRTQGINLAGIIFDPMLASYVLNPDNSHNLTDLALRNLGLQLTNYEELVPKGKTIADISIPAVANYCCLQVYATWQLVPKMREELDKIPALSTLLTEVEQPLEAVLAAVEYTGVRIDSEYLKELSQQLETDLAKLHEQATEIAGENFNLGSPKQLSHILFEKLGLSTKYSRKIQTGYSTDAATLEKLQEIDETGFVNAIIEYRTLSKLKSTYVDALPALVRQDTHRVHTNFNQTSTSTGRLSSSNPNLQNIPIRTAFSRQIRKAFLPASGWLMVAADYSQIELRILAHLSQEPVLVKAYQQNEDIHTVTAKLVFEKEDITADERRIAKTINFGVIYGMGSLKFSRSTGIDKNIANEFIKRFNSRYPEIFAYLEGVKKQAISQGYVETILGRRRYFEFTNQSLSKFKNSNPEDIDLSKLKNLGAYDAGLLRSAANAPIQGSSADIIKIAMVQLHEVLRNYQARLLLQVHDELVFEVPPNEWEELQPKIKSVMEGAVKLSVPLVVEVRAGENWMETK, via the coding sequence ATGTCTCAAACTCCTATTACTCAAACTACTACCCGTCCTACCTTCATCCTTGTAGATGGACATTCCTTAGCTTTTCGTTCTTACTATGCTTTCGCTAAAGGACGAGATGGGGGACTGCGGACTAAAACCGGAATTCCCACTAGTGTATGCTTTGGCTTTCTCAAATCGCTGTTGGAAGTCATGGATACACAACAACCGCAAGCAATGGCGATCGCCTTTGATTTGGGTTTACCGACTTTTCGCCACGAAGCTGATGATACATATAAGGCTGATCGTCCAGGAACACCGGAAGATTTTGTCCCAGACTTAAAAAATCTGCACGAGTTATTGCAAGGTTTTAACATTCCCATTTACACCGCGCCTGGTTATGAAGCGGATGATGTGTTGGGAACATTAGCGCAAACAGCCACTGCGGCTGGGTATAAGGTGAAAATTTTAACAGGCGATCGCGATTTATTTCAACTCATCGACCCTGCTAAAGAAATCACCGTCCTAAATTTTAGCCCCGATGCACTTAAACGCGTTACAAATAATAATGGCATCACGGAAGTTAGTACAGAACAAGTTAAAGAAAAACTGGGTATTTTACCTACACAAGTAGTTGATTTTAAAGCCTTGTGTGGCGATAAATCAGATAATATTCCCGGCGTGAGAGGAATAGGAGAAAAAACCGCCGTTCAATTACTCAATGCTTACGAATCCCTAGATAATATTTACGCTTCTATTAATGAAATTAAAGGCGCGACGCAAAAAAAACTTATAGAAGGAAAAGCAGACGCATATAAATCTCAATACCTCGCCAAAATAGTTACAGATGTCCCTCTAGAAGTAAACTTAACAGATAGTCAATTGCAGGGTTTTGATGATAGTATTATCATCCCTATTTTAGAAAAATTAGAGTTTAATTTATATCTGAAAAAAATCAACGCCTTACAACAGAAGTTTGGTGGACAAGTTGCAGAAGCAGCAGAAGTATCCACTACAGATACAGAAGAAACTTTTGCCGATGACGCAGATTTTTATACCTTGGCGGAAACACAAGCCGCACAACAAGAAAAAATCGATTCTCCCATTCAACCACGTATTATTCACACTGAATCACAGTTAATAGAATTAGTTGCACTATTACAAACATTTACTAACCCTCAAACTCCTGTTGCTTGGGATACAGAAACCAGTGATTTAGAACCCAGAGATGCGGAATTAGTGGGAATTGGTTGCTGTTGGGGAAATGCACCCGACGAATTAGCTTATATTCCCATAAACCATAAAATCGGAGAGAATTTAAATAAAGATATCGTACTGAAATCCCTCAAACCAATTTTGGAAAGTGAGCAATATCCTAAAACATTCCAGAATGGTAAATTTGACCGCTTAGTATTTCGCACCCAAGGAATTAACCTAGCAGGAATTATTTTTGATCCCATGCTAGCCAGTTATGTTTTAAATCCCGATAATAGCCATAATCTCACAGATTTAGCCCTGCGTAATTTGGGTTTACAATTAACTAACTATGAAGAGTTAGTCCCCAAAGGTAAAACCATTGCGGATATTAGTATTCCTGCTGTAGCAAATTATTGCTGTTTACAAGTATATGCTACTTGGCAACTTGTGCCGAAAATGCGTGAGGAATTAGATAAGATTCCTGCTTTATCTACGTTACTGACAGAGGTAGAACAACCCCTAGAAGCTGTTTTAGCCGCAGTCGAATATACAGGAGTTCGCATTGATTCTGAATATCTCAAAGAACTATCCCAGCAGTTAGAAACAGATTTAGCAAAACTGCATGAACAAGCCACAGAAATTGCTGGCGAAAACTTTAATTTAGGTTCTCCTAAACAATTGAGTCATATATTATTTGAGAAATTGGGCTTAAGTACCAAATATTCCCGAAAAATTCAGACTGGTTATTCTACCGATGCAGCCACATTAGAAAAACTGCAAGAAATTGATGAAACAGGTTTTGTCAATGCGATTATTGAGTATCGGACTCTCTCCAAATTAAAGTCTACCTATGTAGATGCTTTACCTGCGTTAGTCCGCCAAGACACCCACAGAGTACATACAAATTTCAATCAAACATCTACATCTACAGGTAGGTTATCTTCATCCAATCCTAACTTACAAAATATCCCCATTCGGACAGCCTTTAGTCGCCAAATTCGCAAAGCATTTTTACCCGCATCAGGTTGGTTAATGGTAGCGGCTGATTACTCACAAATTGAGTTAAGAATTCTGGCACATTTGAGTCAAGAACCCGTGTTAGTAAAAGCCTATCAACAGAATGAAGATATTCATACTGTGACAGCTAAATTAGTCTTTGAAAAAGAAGATATTACAGCCGATGAACGCCGAATTGCCAAAACGATTAATTTCGGTGTAATTTATGGCATGGGTTCGCTAAAATTCTCCCGTTCTACAGGGATTGATAAAAATATCGCCAATGAATTTATTAAACGATTTAATAGTCGCTATCCAGAAATTTTCGCTTATCTAGAAGGGGTAAAAAAACAAGCGATATCTCAAGGATATGTCGAAACTATCCTTGGCCGTCGGCGATATTTTGAGTTTACTAATCAAAGTTTAAGTAAATTCAAAAATAGCAACCCAGAAGACATTGATTTAAGCAAATTAAAAAACCTAGGTGCTTACGACGCAGGTTTACTCCGTTCCGCCGCTAATGCACCCATTCAAGGTTCTAGCGCAGATATTATCAAAATCGCAATGGTACAACTGCATGAAGTTTTACGCAACTATCAAGCGCGATTATTATTACAAGTACATGATGAATTAGTCTTTGAAGTTCCCCCTAATGAATGGGAAGAATTACAACCGAAAATTAAATCGGTGATGGAAGGTGCAGTCAAATTAAGTGTACCGTTAGTAGTGGAAGTAAGAGCAGGCGAAAACTGGATGGAAACCAAATAA
- a CDS encoding alpha/beta hydrolase, which produces MMISGADEITFAGVRGDRYWFYEPYPYTRVSDIDERLSGFPVAVFLPQHRPRHDTPLVIGLQGMCAPYGWNAFIVPTLTQMGIAVALFDTPLAGERSLVRTFTSLAQNEIKPLLDRGIAFDTAMLLSIFRSTVNDIAKVREFCGDRYGLSDPRLALFGVSMGVLLSAYAFTTNGLGERLLGTIGHADLPSFAKSWGYNLLPDIAASPVGGIAESILDKLQPDLTPVVKLLQLAKNLKYQDEFAWECNPMNYIEKVKSPRRVRFLIGANDPMVNIKDAQNCAQKFPDGACYVVPGMGHGTRQWGATFVDHVRYFLVTQLADWQS; this is translated from the coding sequence ATGATGATTTCCGGGGCTGATGAGATTACTTTTGCAGGTGTGAGAGGCGATCGCTATTGGTTCTATGAGCCTTATCCTTATACTAGAGTAAGTGATATCGATGAACGATTAAGCGGCTTTCCGGTAGCAGTATTTTTACCACAACATCGCCCCAGACACGACACACCCTTAGTCATCGGTTTACAGGGGATGTGCGCGCCTTATGGCTGGAATGCTTTCATAGTCCCTACTCTCACTCAAATGGGTATAGCTGTGGCTTTATTCGATACCCCCTTAGCCGGTGAACGCAGTTTAGTACGCACCTTTACAAGTTTGGCACAGAACGAAATTAAACCCCTACTTGATAGAGGAATTGCTTTTGATACCGCCATGCTGTTGTCAATATTTCGCAGCACAGTCAATGATATCGCCAAAGTCAGAGAATTTTGTGGCGATCGCTATGGACTTTCTGACCCCAGACTGGCATTATTTGGGGTGAGTATGGGTGTATTGCTATCCGCCTATGCTTTCACAACCAATGGTTTAGGAGAAAGGTTACTAGGAACTATTGGTCATGCAGATTTGCCATCTTTTGCGAAAAGTTGGGGATATAATCTTTTACCAGATATTGCTGCATCTCCGGTAGGGGGAATAGCAGAGTCAATTTTAGACAAATTACAACCTGATTTAACACCTGTAGTCAAACTTTTACAACTAGCTAAAAACCTCAAATATCAAGATGAATTTGCGTGGGAATGCAATCCCATGAACTATATTGAAAAAGTAAAATCACCTCGGAGAGTGCGCTTTTTAATTGGTGCTAATGACCCAATGGTCAATATTAAAGATGCTCAAAATTGCGCCCAGAAATTCCCTGATGGTGCTTGTTATGTCGTTCCTGGAATGGGGCATGGAACAAGACAATGGGGCGCAACTTTTGTTGATCATGTGCGCTATTTCTTAGTTACACAATTAGCAGACTGGCAAAGCTGA
- a CDS encoding Uma2 family endonuclease translates to MTATLLTPPNEMIHLSGISWQTYETLLTELSDRRLRLTYNRGNLEIMSPSPEHELGKEVLGRFVETLAEELAVNIYPLGSTTLKRPEISGAEPDKCFYIRNIAVVRGKKRLDLVQDPAPDLVVEIDVTSGSQNRLQVYADLGIAEVWIYNGESLVIKQLQNNAYITCKNSQFFVNLPIPEIANFLQKAETMDYLELVKLFREWVRNQIGK, encoded by the coding sequence ATGACTGCGACATTGCTGACACCACCGAATGAAATGATTCACCTATCGGGAATTAGCTGGCAGACTTATGAGACACTGTTGACAGAATTGAGCGATCGCCGTCTCAGATTGACTTATAATCGTGGGAATCTAGAAATTATGTCCCCTTCCCCAGAACATGAACTTGGCAAAGAAGTTTTAGGTCGCTTTGTGGAAACACTAGCTGAAGAATTGGCAGTGAACATTTATCCTTTAGGTTCAACTACATTGAAACGTCCTGAAATAAGTGGTGCAGAACCAGATAAATGTTTCTACATCCGTAATATTGCCGTAGTTCGGGGAAAAAAACGATTGGACTTAGTACAAGATCCTGCACCCGATTTAGTTGTGGAAATTGATGTCACTAGTGGTTCTCAAAATCGTCTCCAAGTCTATGCAGATTTGGGTATCGCAGAAGTTTGGATTTATAATGGGGAATCTTTAGTAATTAAACAATTACAAAATAACGCTTATATTACTTGTAAAAATAGTCAGTTTTTTGTCAATTTACCTATTCCAGAAATTGCTAATTTCTTACAAAAAGCTGAGACAATGGACTATTTAGAATTGGTGAAATTATTTCGTGAATGGGTGAGGAATCAGATAGGAAAGTAG
- a CDS encoding choice-of-anchor A family protein codes for MLKNLKSTLTLIPLSLGTLAITGFIQPAMAVNLGIAQDYNVFVFGDMNQSSDSEGRVAVGGNATFTNFGIADRLTNSNGTDTRLVVGGNLTYNNGQIFGGNAVVGGTVKTPVYFNCSPNCGVKSGQLIDFNAARQELTNLSQYLVGLTSTTTTEYKWGGIILTGNNSDLNVFTIDGSKFSSSSYLNLNGVGSNSTVILNILGSSVDIKYFGLNLGGINKQNVLFNFVDATQISTTGFSFQGSVLATKANVNFSNGNVEGTLVASSLSGTGEFHNVPFTGNLPSPPKPQPPTEEPEPPVEEPETTAVPEPSMVFGLFFLGTIARFFRRSRV; via the coding sequence ATGCTAAAAAACCTGAAATCTACACTCACACTCATACCATTGTCCTTGGGAACACTCGCTATAACTGGATTTATCCAACCAGCTATGGCTGTCAATTTAGGAATAGCACAGGACTATAATGTCTTTGTCTTTGGAGACATGAATCAAAGTTCAGATTCCGAAGGTCGTGTTGCTGTGGGAGGAAATGCAACATTCACTAATTTTGGTATTGCAGACCGTCTGACTAACTCCAATGGGACAGATACTCGTTTGGTTGTTGGTGGAAATTTAACTTACAATAACGGTCAAATTTTTGGCGGTAATGCTGTTGTAGGTGGTACTGTTAAGACTCCCGTTTATTTCAATTGTTCTCCTAATTGTGGTGTAAAGTCAGGTCAATTGATTGACTTTAATGCTGCACGTCAAGAATTAACTAATCTTTCTCAATATTTGGTTGGATTAACTTCAACAACTACTACCGAATATAAGTGGGGCGGGATTATCCTCACAGGAAACAACAGTGATTTGAATGTCTTTACAATTGATGGTTCTAAATTTTCCAGCAGCAGTTACTTAAACTTGAATGGAGTGGGTAGTAATTCCACGGTAATTTTAAACATTTTAGGAAGTAGCGTTGATATTAAATATTTTGGGTTAAATTTGGGTGGCATAAATAAACAAAACGTTTTGTTTAACTTTGTGGATGCTACTCAAATTAGCACCACAGGTTTTTCATTCCAGGGTAGTGTATTGGCGACCAAAGCTAATGTTAATTTCTCGAATGGAAATGTAGAAGGAACTTTAGTAGCTTCCTCACTATCTGGTACTGGTGAATTCCACAATGTACCGTTTACAGGTAATCTTCCCAGTCCACCAAAGCCACAACCCCCCACTGAAGAACCAGAACCTCCTGTAGAAGAACCAGAAACAACCGCAGTTCCAGAACCAAGTATGGTTTTCGGTCTATTTTTCCTTGGAACTATAGCGAGATTCTTCCGCCGTTCCAGAGTATAG
- a CDS encoding Gfo/Idh/MocA family protein: protein MINIAVVGVGRWGVHLLRNFLALPQVNVVAVVDPHADRLAVVQQQFNLDKNILLTTHWQDLQQLSDLTAVAIATPATTHYALVKDALNWGCHVLAEKPLTLEPGECQELCQLADQQKLILMVDHTYLFHPAVAGGKTVVQAGKLGDLRYGYAARTHLGPVRQDVDALWDLAIHDIAIFNNWLGQTPTSVQATGKVWLQSKANTEINHFPSGLADLVWVTLTYPDGFQAYIHLCWLNPDKQRRLAVVGSLGTLVFDEMSSSSPLTLLHGEFERQENLFLPINQSQETLELEKGEPLNRVCNTFVSSILQNTPPTISSGWVGTELVKILSALTTSLNQGGQEICLNGQ from the coding sequence ATGATTAACATTGCTGTTGTTGGGGTTGGACGCTGGGGAGTGCATCTACTGCGGAATTTTTTAGCACTACCCCAAGTTAATGTCGTGGCGGTAGTAGATCCGCACGCAGACAGGTTGGCGGTAGTGCAGCAGCAATTTAATTTAGATAAAAATATCTTATTGACGACCCATTGGCAAGATTTACAGCAATTATCAGACTTAACAGCAGTTGCGATCGCTACACCAGCAACTACCCATTATGCTTTAGTTAAAGATGCTCTCAACTGGGGTTGTCATGTCCTAGCAGAAAAGCCTCTCACTCTTGAACCAGGAGAATGTCAAGAACTTTGCCAATTGGCAGATCAACAAAAATTAATCCTCATGGTTGACCACACCTATTTATTTCACCCAGCCGTTGCGGGAGGAAAAACCGTAGTCCAAGCAGGTAAATTAGGTGATTTGCGTTACGGTTATGCAGCCCGTACCCATTTAGGCCCTGTGCGCCAAGATGTTGATGCACTCTGGGATTTAGCCATTCATGATATTGCCATCTTTAACAACTGGTTAGGTCAAACACCCACCAGCGTCCAGGCTACGGGTAAGGTTTGGCTGCAAAGTAAAGCTAATACAGAAATTAACCACTTCCCATCAGGATTAGCTGATTTAGTCTGGGTAACACTTACCTACCCAGATGGATTTCAAGCCTATATTCACCTATGCTGGTTAAACCCTGACAAACAGCGTCGGTTAGCTGTAGTAGGTAGCCTTGGTACTTTGGTATTTGATGAAATGTCATCATCATCACCGTTAACTCTATTACATGGTGAATTTGAACGTCAGGAAAATCTATTTTTACCGATAAATCAAAGCCAAGAAACGCTGGAATTAGAGAAAGGAGAACCTTTGAACAGAGTTTGCAACACCTTTGTCTCATCCATCCTGCAAAACACTCCACCCACAATTTCATCAGGTTGGGTAGGTACAGAGTTAGTTAAAATTCTCTCTGCACTTACTACTTCTCTTAATCAAGGCGGACAAGAAATTTGTCTTAATGGTCAATAG